The following are from one region of the Escherichia sp. E4742 genome:
- a CDS encoding tyrosine-type recombinase/integrase: protein MSKLPTGVEIRGKYIRIWFMFRGKRCRETLKGWEVTNSNIKKAGNLRALIVHEINSGEFEYLRRFPQSSTGAKMVTTRFIKTFGELCDIWTKIKETELTTNTMKKTKSQLKTLRIIICESTPISHIRYSDILNYRNELLHGETLYLDNPRSNKKGRTVRTVDNYIALLCSLLRFAYQSGFISTKPFEGVKKLQRNRIKPDPLSKTEFNALMESEKGQSQNLWKFAVYSGLRHGELAALAWEDVDFEKGIVNVRRNLTILDMFGPPKTNAGIRTVTLLQPALEALKKQYKLTGHHRKSEITFYHREYGRTEKQKLHFVFMPRVCNGKQKPYYSVSSLGARWNAAVKRAGIRRRNPYHTRHTFACWLLTAGANPAFIASQMGHETAQMVYEIYGMWIEDMNDEQVAMLNARLS from the coding sequence ATGTCTAAATTACCAACAGGTGTCGAGATTCGAGGTAAATACATTCGCATCTGGTTCATGTTTCGAGGAAAACGATGTCGGGAAACATTGAAAGGCTGGGAGGTTACTAACAGTAACATTAAAAAGGCCGGAAATTTAAGAGCGTTGATAGTTCATGAAATCAACTCCGGTGAATTTGAGTATTTAAGACGTTTTCCCCAGTCCAGTACTGGGGCAAAAATGGTGACAACGAGGTTCATAAAAACGTTCGGCGAGCTTTGTGATATCTGGACAAAAATTAAAGAAACAGAGTTAACAACAAACACAATGAAGAAAACGAAATCACAATTAAAAACACTCAGGATAATAATTTGTGAGAGTACCCCGATATCACATATTCGTTATAGCGATATCTTAAACTACCGGAATGAACTGCTGCATGGAGAAACGCTTTACCTGGATAATCCAAGATCCAACAAAAAAGGAAGAACCGTGCGCACAGTTGATAACTATATTGCCCTGCTCTGTTCGTTGTTACGTTTTGCGTATCAGTCGGGATTTATATCAACCAAACCATTTGAAGGAGTAAAAAAATTACAGCGAAACAGAATAAAGCCTGATCCGTTATCTAAAACAGAATTCAATGCATTAATGGAAAGTGAAAAAGGACAGAGCCAGAACTTGTGGAAATTTGCCGTTTACTCCGGGCTTCGTCACGGGGAACTGGCTGCTCTGGCGTGGGAGGATGTGGATTTCGAGAAGGGAATTGTGAATGTCAGAAGAAACCTGACGATACTTGATATGTTCGGTCCCCCAAAAACAAATGCGGGGATCCGGACGGTAACACTACTACAGCCTGCTCTTGAAGCACTGAAGAAGCAATACAAACTGACCGGGCATCATCGCAAAAGCGAAATCACCTTTTATCATCGGGAGTACGGCAGAACCGAAAAGCAAAAACTGCATTTTGTTTTCATGCCCAGAGTGTGTAACGGAAAACAGAAACCTTATTACTCGGTAAGCAGTTTGGGTGCGAGATGGAATGCAGCAGTAAAACGTGCTGGTATTCGCCGCCGTAATCCGTACCATACGCGACATACTTTTGCCTGCTGGCTGTTGACGGCAGGAGCGAACCCGGCATTTATAGCCAGCCAGATGGGGCATGAAACTGCGCAGATGGTGTATGAAATTTACGGCATGTGGATTGAGGACATGAACGACGAACAGGTAGCCATGTTGAATGCGCGGTTATCGTAG
- the xisR gene encoding excisionase XisR yields the protein MAQVIFNEEWMVEYGLMLRTGLGARQIEAYRQNCWVEGFHFKRVSPLGKPDSKRGIIWYNYPKINQFIKDS from the coding sequence ATGGCACAAGTAATCTTTAATGAAGAGTGGATGGTTGAATACGGCCTGATGCTTCGCACTGGTCTGGGGGCCAGACAAATTGAAGCATACCGCCAGAACTGTTGGGTGGAAGGCTTCCACTTCAAACGAGTATCTCCTTTAGGGAAGCCAGACAGTAAGCGAGGGATTATCTGGTACAACTATCCAAAGATAAATCAGTTTATCAAAGACTCATGA
- a CDS encoding DUF1187 family protein, whose amino-acid sequence MYKITATIEKEGGTPTNWTRYSKSKLTKSECEKMLSGKKEAGVSREQKVKLINFNCEKLQSS is encoded by the coding sequence ATGTATAAAATTACCGCCACTATTGAAAAGGAAGGAGGCACTCCTACTAACTGGACAAGATATTCAAAATCTAAACTAACGAAATCAGAATGCGAAAAAATGCTCTCAGGTAAAAAAGAAGCAGGCGTTTCCAGAGAGCAGAAAGTAAAACTGATAAATTTTAATTGCGAGAAACTTCAGTCCTCGTGA
- the ralR gene encoding type I toxin-antitoxin system endodeoxyribonuclease toxin RalR, translating to MRYDNVKPCPFCGCPSVTVKAISGYYRAKCNGCESRTGYGGSEKEALERWNKRTTGNNNGGVHV from the coding sequence ATGAGATATGACAATGTTAAACCATGTCCATTTTGTGGTTGTCCATCAGTAACGGTGAAAGCCATTTCAGGATATTACCGAGCGAAGTGTAACGGATGCGAATCCCGAACCGGTTATGGTGGAAGTGAAAAAGAAGCACTCGAAAGATGGAATAAACGAACCACTGGGAATAATAATGGAGGTGTTCATGTATAA
- the recT gene encoding recombination protein RecT, whose amino-acid sequence MTKQPPIAKADLQKTQGNRAPAAVKNNDVISFINQPSMKEQLAAALPRHMTAERMIRIATTEIRKVPALGNCDTMSFVSAIVQCSQLGLEPGSALGHAYLLPFGNKNEKSGKKNVQLIIGYRGMIDLARRSGQIASLSARVVREGDEFNFEFGLDEKLIHRPGENEDAPVTHVYAVARLKDGGTQFEVMTRKQIELVRSQSKAGNNGPWVTHWEEMAKKTAIRRLFKYLPVSIEIQRAVSMDEKEPLTIDPADSSVLTGEYSVIDNSEE is encoded by the coding sequence ATGACTAAGCAACCACCAATCGCAAAAGCCGATCTGCAAAAAACTCAGGGAAACCGTGCACCAGCAGCAGTTAAAAATAACGACGTGATTAGTTTTATTAACCAGCCATCAATGAAAGAGCAACTGGCAGCAGCTCTTCCACGCCATATGACGGCTGAACGTATGATCCGTATCGCCACCACAGAAATTCGTAAAGTTCCGGCGTTAGGAAACTGTGACACTATGAGTTTTGTCAGTGCAATCGTACAGTGTTCACAGCTCGGACTTGAGCCCGGTAGCGCCCTCGGTCATGCATATTTACTGCCTTTTGGTAATAAAAACGAAAAGAGCGGTAAAAAAAACGTTCAGCTAATCATTGGCTATCGCGGCATGATTGATCTGGCTCGCCGTTCAGGTCAAATCGCCAGCCTGTCAGCCCGTGTTGTCCGTGAAGGTGACGAGTTTAATTTCGAATTTGGCCTTGATGAAAAGTTAATACACCGCCCAGGAGAAAACGAAGATGCCCCGGTTACCCACGTCTATGCTGTCGCAAGACTGAAAGACGGAGGTACTCAGTTTGAAGTTATGACGCGCAAACAGATTGAGCTGGTGCGCAGCCAGAGTAAAGCTGGTAATAACGGGCCGTGGGTAACTCACTGGGAAGAAATGGCAAAGAAAACGGCTATTCGTCGCCTGTTCAAATACCTGCCCGTATCAATTGAGATCCAGCGTGCAGTATCAATGGATGAAAAGGAACCACTGACAATCGATCCTGCAGATTCCTCTGTATTAACCGGGGAATACAGTGTAATCGATAATTCAGAGGAATAA
- the recE gene encoding exodeoxyribonuclease VIII, producing the protein MSTKPLFLLRKAKKSSGEPDVVLWASDDFESTCATLDYLLVKSGKKLSSYFKPVATNFPVVNDLPPEGEIDFTWSERYQLSKDSMTWELKPGAAPDDVHHQENTRETEELAGNQEENAQADAHGDCQDCEIPVATLSLTHRFLHLFFFGRMEDGKYSNHATPEQRNNVIRMEMDTENSYLQSLLTAVRSHPELDKLANHHLGRLAESVSRVFTRTETRRISPAEFDKFISTWMKTDYLDQGLLTKELAKGNCVSEINRTPSGANAGGGILTDRGEGFVHDDASLARDVATGVLARSMDVDIYNLHPAHAKRIEEIIAENKPPFSVFRDKFITMPGGLDYSRAIVVASVKEAPIGIEAISHHVTEYLNRVLTETDHANPDPEIVDIACGRSSAPMPQRVTEEGKQDDDEKPQPSGTTADEQGEAETMEPDATEHHQDTQPLDAQSQVNSVDAKYQELRAELHEARKNIPSKNPVDADKLLAASRGEFVDGISDPNDPKWVKGIQTRDSVYQNQPETKQNTPETEKTSPDVKQPEPVVQQEPEKVCNACGKTGGDNCPDCGVVMGDATYQETFDEANQVEAKENDPEEMEGAEHTHNENAGSDPHRDCSDETGEVADPVIAGDIEPGIYYGISNENYHAGPGVSKSQLDDIADTPALYLWRKNAPVDTTKTKTLDLGTAFHCRVLEPEEFSNRFIVAPEFNRRTNAGKEEEKAFLMECASTGKTVINAEEGRKIELMYQSVMALPLGQWLVESAGHAESSIYWEDPETGILCRCRPDKIIPEFHWIMDVKTTADIQRFKTAYYDYRYHVQDAFYSDGYEVQFGVQPTFVFLVASTTIECGRYPVEIFMMGEEAKLAGQLEYHRNLRTLADCLNTDEWPAIKTLSLPRWAKEYAND; encoded by the coding sequence ATGAGCACAAAACCACTCTTCCTGTTACGGAAAGCGAAAAAATCATCCGGTGAACCTGACGTCGTCCTGTGGGCAAGCGACGATTTTGAATCGACCTGTGCCACTCTGGACTACCTGCTCGTTAAGTCAGGTAAAAAACTGAGCAGCTATTTTAAACCTGTTGCCACGAATTTTCCTGTCGTTAATGACCTTCCCCCTGAAGGTGAGATCGATTTTACCTGGAGTGAACGCTATCAACTCAGCAAAGACTCCATGACCTGGGAACTAAAACCGGGAGCCGCTCCAGACGACGTTCACCATCAGGAGAATACCCGGGAAACCGAAGAACTGGCTGGAAACCAGGAAGAAAACGCGCAGGCAGACGCCCACGGGGATTGCCAGGATTGCGAAATCCCTGTAGCCACACTCAGTCTTACTCATCGTTTCCTTCATCTCTTCTTTTTCGGTCGGATGGAAGATGGAAAATACAGCAATCACGCCACGCCGGAACAGCGTAATAACGTCATCCGGATGGAGATGGATACGGAGAATAGCTACCTCCAGAGCCTGCTTACAGCAGTACGTTCTCATCCTGAACTGGATAAGCTGGCAAACCATCATCTTGGCAGGTTGGCGGAGTCGGTATCCAGAGTGTTTACCCGCACAGAAACCCGTCGCATCAGCCCTGCTGAATTCGACAAATTCATTTCCACCTGGATGAAAACTGATTATCTGGATCAGGGATTACTGACAAAAGAGTTGGCGAAGGGAAATTGCGTATCTGAAATCAATCGCACCCCGTCGGGCGCAAATGCCGGTGGCGGTATTCTTACCGACCGTGGCGAAGGTTTTGTCCACGATGATGCATCACTGGCGCGCGATGTAGCCACTGGTGTACTGGCCCGTTCAATGGACGTGGACATCTATAACCTTCATCCGGCACACGCTAAACGCATTGAGGAAATTATCGCTGAAAATAAACCGCCCTTTTCTGTTTTCCGCGACAAATTCATCACCATGCCTGGCGGGCTGGATTATTCCCGCGCCATCGTGGTTGCGTCCGTAAAAGAAGCACCAATCGGTATAGAGGCTATCTCGCACCATGTCACCGAATATCTGAACAGGGTACTGACTGAAACAGATCATGCCAACCCTGATCCGGAAATCGTGGATATTGCCTGCGGTCGCTCCTCTGCCCCGATGCCACAGCGTGTAACAGAAGAAGGAAAACAGGATGATGATGAAAAACCGCAACCATCTGGAACAACGGCAGATGAACAGGGAGAGGCTGAAACAATGGAACCGGACGCAACTGAACATCATCAGGACACGCAGCCGCTGGATGCTCAGTCACAGGTAAATTCTGTTGATGCGAAATATCAGGAACTGCGGGCAGAACTCCATGAAGCCCGGAAAAACATTCCATCAAAAAATCCTGTCGATGCCGACAAATTGCTTGCTGCATCACGTGGTGAATTTGTTGACGGAATTAGCGACCCGAACGATCCGAAATGGGTTAAGGGGATCCAGACTCGCGATTCTGTGTACCAGAACCAGCCAGAAACGAAACAAAACACGCCAGAAACTGAAAAAACCAGCCCGGATGTGAAACAACCTGAGCCAGTAGTGCAACAGGAACCGGAGAAAGTCTGCAATGCCTGTGGCAAGACTGGCGGGGATAACTGCCCTGACTGTGGTGTGGTAATGGGCGACGCAACATACCAGGAAACATTCGATGAAGCGAATCAGGTTGAAGCTAAGGAAAATGATCCGGAGGAAATGGAAGGCGCAGAACATACGCACAATGAGAATGCTGGCAGCGATCCGCATCGCGATTGCAGTGATGAAACTGGCGAAGTCGCAGATCCCGTAATCGCAGGAGACATAGAGCCTGGTATTTATTACGGAATTTCGAATGAGAATTACCACGCGGGTCCCGGTGTCAGTAAGTCTCAGCTCGACGACATTGCTGATACTCCGGCACTGTATTTGTGGCGTAAAAATGCCCCCGTGGACACCACAAAGACAAAAACGCTCGATTTAGGAACCGCTTTCCACTGCCGGGTACTTGAACCGGAAGAATTCAGTAACCGCTTTATCGTAGCACCTGAATTTAACCGCCGTACAAACGCCGGAAAAGAAGAAGAGAAAGCGTTTCTGATGGAATGCGCAAGCACAGGAAAAACGGTTATCAATGCGGAAGAAGGCCGGAAAATTGAACTCATGTATCAAAGCGTTATGGCTTTGCCGCTGGGGCAATGGCTTGTTGAAAGCGCCGGACACGCTGAATCATCAATTTACTGGGAAGATCCTGAAACAGGAATTTTGTGTCGGTGCCGTCCGGACAAAATTATCCCTGAATTTCACTGGATCATGGACGTGAAAACTACGGCGGATATTCAACGATTCAAAACCGCTTATTACGACTACCGCTATCACGTTCAGGATGCATTCTACAGTGACGGTTATGAAGTACAGTTTGGAGTGCAGCCAACTTTCGTTTTTCTGGTTGCCAGCACAACTATTGAATGCGGACGTTATCCGGTTGAAATTTTCATGATGGGCGAAGAAGCAAAACTGGCAGGTCAGCTGGAATATCACCGCAATCTGCGAACCCTGGCTGACTGCCTCAATACCGATGAATGGCCAGCTATTAAGACGTTATCACTGCCCCGCTGGGCTAAGGAATATGCAAATGACTAA
- a CDS encoding Rtr1/RPAP2 family protein phosphatase: MKIKCAYHLCDKEVKESKSIKRPLHFMRGVIPTTEMKKYCSEICAEKDQMAHEL, translated from the coding sequence ATGAAAATAAAATGTGCTTATCACCTTTGCGATAAAGAAGTTAAAGAAAGCAAAAGCATTAAAAGACCACTTCATTTCATGCGTGGAGTTATCCCAACGACGGAAATGAAAAAATATTGTAGTGAAATATGTGCCGAAAAAGACCAGATGGCACACGAACTTTAA
- a CDS encoding DUF1482 family protein, translated as MNTLFALVMTVFLTSGETQDVVTGIYNSEPECKAAAIEQKVAGECFPVEKFIRPVNEEIPAGLTGENHENKMCLSPLR; from the coding sequence ATGAACACTTTGTTCGCTCTTGTCATGACCGTTTTTCTGACATCAGGCGAAACTCAGGATGTTGTTACCGGAATTTATAACTCCGAACCTGAATGCAAGGCCGCAGCTATTGAGCAAAAAGTAGCTGGCGAATGTTTCCCTGTTGAGAAATTTATCCGGCCTGTAAATGAAGAAATTCCCGCAGGCCTCACAGGAGAAAATCATGAAAATAAAATGTGCTTATCACCTTTGCGATAA
- the kil gene encoding host cell division inhibitory peptide Kil: MERNHLTAISAAQSKFAIAVFLQDEEMFEQAIIQFAIATGSKINEHFVRSCHDRFSDIRRNSGCCYRNL, from the coding sequence ATGGAACGTAATCATCTAACAGCTATCAGTGCCGCACAGAGTAAATTCGCCATCGCTGTATTTTTACAGGATGAAGAAATGTTTGAGCAGGCCATTATTCAGTTTGCAATTGCGACCGGGAGTAAAATAAATGAACACTTTGTTCGCTCTTGTCATGACCGTTTTTCTGACATCAGGCGAAACTCAGGATGTTGTTACCGGAATTTATAA
- a CDS encoding DUF1391 family protein, whose product MQKIDLGNNESLVCGVFPNQDGTFTAMTYTKSKTFKTETGARRWLAKNTS is encoded by the coding sequence ATGCAAAAAATCGACCTCGGCAATAACGAATCCCTTGTGTGCGGCGTGTTCCCCAACCAGGATGGAACGTTCACTGCTATGACGTATACCAAAAGCAAAACATTTAAAACTGAAACAGGCGCACGTCGCTGGCTTGCCAAAAATACCAGCTAA
- a CDS encoding helix-turn-helix domain-containing protein, with the protein MNEKTLGQRIRERRKQVGLSQNDLSKAAGVSGSSISLWESDHTAPRGQNLHRLAEVLQCSPTWILFGDEDKTPDPPVALNNALDLSEDEFEMLRLYRALPKSEQQAQISELRARVENFNRLFTELLEARKRNKHQ; encoded by the coding sequence ATGAACGAGAAAACTTTAGGTCAACGAATTAGAGAAAGACGCAAACAGGTTGGCTTAAGTCAAAACGATTTAAGCAAGGCTGCTGGCGTATCTGGCTCATCAATTTCATTGTGGGAAAGTGACCATACAGCCCCGCGCGGGCAAAATTTGCATCGCCTAGCCGAGGTATTGCAATGCTCACCGACTTGGATACTGTTTGGCGACGAGGATAAAACACCGGATCCCCCAGTTGCACTCAACAACGCCTTAGACTTATCGGAAGATGAGTTTGAGATGTTGCGATTATATCGCGCACTACCAAAATCAGAGCAACAAGCACAAATCAGCGAACTTCGTGCCCGCGTTGAGAATTTTAATCGCCTATTCACCGAGCTACTAGAAGCTCGCAAACGTAATAAGCATCAATAA
- a CDS encoding Cro/CI family transcriptional regulator, which produces MFKSDVINFYGTKAKVAKAAGVDPSAVSQWGELVPEGRAMRLQKASGGELQYDPKVYDEYRKAKRPGKVIHENQA; this is translated from the coding sequence ATGTTTAAATCAGACGTAATTAATTTTTATGGCACGAAGGCCAAAGTGGCGAAAGCTGCTGGCGTTGATCCATCTGCTGTTTCTCAATGGGGAGAACTGGTTCCCGAAGGTCGCGCGATGCGCCTACAAAAAGCATCTGGCGGGGAGCTTCAGTACGACCCCAAAGTTTATGACGAATATCGTAAGGCAAAACGACCTGGGAAGGTGATTCATGAAAATCAGGCATGA
- a CDS encoding toxin YdaT family protein translates to MKIRHEHIESVLLALAAEKGQAWVANAITEEYLRQGGGELPLVPGKDWNNQQNIYHRWIKGETKAQREKIQKLIPAILAILPRELRHRLCIFDTLERRALLAAQEALSTAIDAHDDAVQAVYRKAHFSGGGSSDDSVIVH, encoded by the coding sequence ATGAAAATCAGGCATGAGCACATCGAATCAGTGCTGTTAGCCCTGGCAGCCGAAAAAGGGCAGGCGTGGGTCGCTAACGCAATTACTGAAGAATATCTGCGGCAGGGGGGCGGCGAATTGCCCCTGGTACCAGGCAAGGACTGGAATAATCAGCAGAACATCTATCACCGTTGGATAAAAGGTGAAACGAAAGCGCAAAGGGAAAAAATTCAGAAGCTGATCCCAGCAATTCTGGCAATTCTTCCGCGCGAGCTGCGTCATCGACTCTGCATCTTCGATACCCTGGAACGCCGTGCATTACTGGCGGCGCAGGAAGCGTTGAGTACGGCAATTGATGCGCATGATGATGCAGTTCAGGCCGTTTACCGGAAAGCGCATTTCAGCGGCGGTGGGTCTTCCGACGATTCTGTCATTGTTCATTAA